A stretch of the Dyella telluris genome encodes the following:
- a CDS encoding PhoH family protein, with protein MERENRERTGKERVGSERHRGEEDYGYVKEVVPKNEVQGHYLISMESNQLTFGIGPAGTGKTYVCTAHAANLLLQRKIQKIIVTRPAVEAGKGLGFLPGTIHEKFEPYFAPFRHILSSVLGARHLENLQRLEKVEIQPLEYIRGLTFDNCFVILDEAQNVTPEQMKLFLTRIGENSTVVINGDITQKDIPGESGLKDAMERLKGLKGVKVIEFTEDDVVRSGLVKEILRRYRDPATK; from the coding sequence ATGGAACGTGAGAACCGGGAACGCACTGGCAAGGAGCGTGTGGGTAGTGAGCGTCACCGTGGGGAAGAGGATTACGGCTACGTCAAGGAAGTCGTGCCGAAGAATGAGGTGCAGGGTCACTATCTCATCTCGATGGAATCCAATCAGCTGACCTTCGGCATCGGTCCCGCTGGCACGGGCAAGACCTACGTCTGCACCGCGCACGCTGCGAACCTGCTGCTTCAGCGGAAGATCCAGAAGATCATCGTGACCCGTCCGGCAGTCGAAGCAGGTAAGGGACTGGGCTTCCTTCCCGGCACCATCCACGAGAAGTTCGAACCGTACTTCGCCCCGTTCCGGCACATCCTGAGTTCGGTCCTCGGCGCAAGGCATCTGGAGAACCTCCAGCGCCTCGAAAAGGTGGAGATTCAGCCCCTGGAGTACATCCGTGGCCTGACCTTCGACAACTGCTTCGTGATCTTGGACGAAGCCCAGAACGTCACCCCGGAGCAGATGAAGCTGTTCCTGACCCGCATCGGTGAAAACTCGACCGTGGTCATCAATGGCGACATCACCCAAAAGGACATCCCTGGCGAAAGCGGCCTGAAGGACGCCATGGAGCGTTTGAAGGGTCTCAAGGGCGTGAAGGTCATCGAGTTCACCGAGGATGACGTTGTGCGCTCGGGCCTGGTCAAGGAGATCTTGAGGCGGTATCGAGATCCTGCGACAAAATAA
- a CDS encoding carbohydrate binding domain-containing protein: MTDYSRWYRAGTVKVTKDSANISGTSTFWNVGNPIRPGDLFTIDGAAFYEIADVTGADTLVLASPYKGASLATTTYAVIRNFSVLPGAELVAAQLQLISKSLLRERQLTDWATKPASDDPVYPTKVTITSFDGVAMEVYSLPQILDSGTKMADELGGAIAQTRDNLAKSNASRDAAKTSETNAAASAAAARTSEQNAKISESNSKTSETNAAASKTAAATSETNAASSKTAAAGSATAAATSATNASTSEGKAKTSETNAKTSETNAKTSETNAKTSETNAAGSATAAAASKTAAGTSETNAKASENAAAASKTAAATSETNAKTSETNAKASENAAAASKTAAATSETNAANSATAATAGAMFAMPREFSQKGKFFTLTNSVGPGSTDIPDANFVVEAGSGTVFKSTATSPVYPRPKGYLRNASGRTYRATAVARSIAGTSTLGLSILTVNDAMATSVMANIPANANLPKDGAWQTVSFQFTSGSTAPYATCQAIATAGTGATIELQALYIEDITDSQAASDSAAAAADSQSKAKTSETNSKTSETNAATSETNAAASKTAAAGSATAAATSATNAKTSETNAKTSETNAKSSETSAAASSSAAGGAKTAAETARDLAQQWADAPRNTEVQPGKFSARHWAETMQAASTGTLVYMGSWDASKGTLPATPKKGDFYIISVAGTVSSVSYKIGDMIVANDKNGWDRIDNQQTVTSVAGRTGAVTLGIGDISSLQTNLDTLTYAVKSALNAGEDLIPNPTFETRYDRMGFTVVASTDPDVPAGCPQPYVAKLAVRDHTPNFDPIPVQPGDVIEMTAVVASSVGTPGTNAFNLYVRQSQFSPWAPGGAGTYTYTNVKSQPISAGWVKVVGRYTVPANGSVRWILPFLQINQNSPDYGSIWYATDWHVRNLTSVAALESSKLDSAAFTWANLANKPTTFTPSAHTHAISEVTNLQRSLDLINFTAGRNLVSDGNFEKKLWDLTQSGAQGRVTYVTDSRSGSTAIQIAPGSGDVSFGMPVQTIPVVLGRTYRISCYYKTSADYNGASNNSKLRLGDSGGGLLIAPTFSSNKTSWTQVTGDYTVQPGVTGLQLSVNANQTVGTLTVDDVSIIDVTDDLGLLPLLATKLGKTGNQTYDGVTNTAAAWAALPMGYSSYMGNSSTIGIAGGAPNDNYGYFHKIANRDVSGGWAGLWIQAGSSDSFVGGTSDGSQFATWNKLWTSANFDPTTKLDKTATAASATSIAVVDTRDVVDAPGDFGAKQVFASFKRIASVNNPPVNNGGTYAHILTMMGWDIGGSGGYASQLSFGDGLAIRKGTNATTWGPWRNVWHDGNFNPNSKANLVGPTFSDIVYFKPVNGTTGLSRFMPFGTDGVSLDAVNSDASKYAPIAINGTDISLQAQNKITVTKSVVSTHVWSGPGQGVGAMAYQAGGSYGGGYAISDGDNDIALYSVGGALNISFGAKRGALISRVTVAPDGTTTVNGTVIANNASLRASGWNGTATDGVVYFGNANSYIFKQGGQFSFYNEQAGFTASLAAGGTIWTSALITPLDKNVGGVMMKEITFNGNGGGNGIYPGNGDNCSITANNLAIKSWNGIGFAPTISGQAVPLGEYSHWFDVRNGHFNMRGDLVARGSATIWGEASGNTLKARNGYVNSDQGHLVLGNNGTAGTIYMRPNGPYNGAGEFKVQSNGDAYCSAWVYAPNFKINSDARLKRFAEKLNPRQELEKIKKLIPRSYLKDGHWEFGFFAQEMEDHYPTMVTSGDGPAGPDTLTLSVAELLAPLVAAVQMLDKRLTDGGL, from the coding sequence ATGACGGACTACAGCCGCTGGTATCGAGCCGGCACTGTCAAAGTAACCAAGGACTCGGCCAACATCTCCGGAACCTCGACGTTCTGGAATGTTGGCAACCCGATCCGCCCTGGTGATCTCTTCACCATCGACGGCGCTGCGTTCTACGAGATCGCGGACGTCACTGGTGCCGATACCCTGGTGCTCGCGTCCCCTTACAAGGGCGCGAGCCTGGCTACCACGACCTACGCGGTCATCCGCAACTTCTCGGTGCTTCCCGGTGCCGAGCTTGTTGCTGCCCAGCTCCAGCTCATCAGCAAGTCGCTCCTGCGCGAGCGTCAGCTGACCGATTGGGCGACGAAGCCGGCATCCGATGACCCGGTGTATCCGACCAAGGTCACGATCACCAGCTTCGACGGCGTGGCGATGGAGGTCTACTCGCTGCCACAGATCCTGGACAGCGGCACCAAGATGGCTGATGAGCTGGGCGGTGCGATTGCCCAGACTCGCGACAACCTGGCCAAGTCGAACGCATCGCGTGACGCTGCCAAGACCAGCGAGACCAATGCGGCGGCTTCGGCTGCAGCTGCCCGCACGAGCGAGCAGAACGCAAAGATCTCCGAGTCCAACTCCAAGACCTCGGAAACCAACGCTGCTGCGAGCAAGACGGCTGCGGCCACGAGCGAAACGAACGCTGCTTCCAGCAAGACCGCTGCTGCCGGCTCCGCTACGGCTGCTGCTACGTCGGCCACCAATGCTTCCACGTCGGAAGGGAAGGCGAAGACCTCCGAAACGAACGCAAAGACGTCGGAAACCAACGCCAAGACCTCCGAAACGAACGCGAAAACCAGCGAAACGAACGCTGCTGGCTCCGCGACGGCTGCTGCTGCGAGCAAGACCGCTGCCGGCACCTCGGAAACCAACGCGAAGGCTTCCGAGAATGCTGCTGCTGCCAGCAAAACGGCTGCTGCAACCTCCGAGACGAATGCAAAGACCAGCGAAACCAATGCCAAGGCATCGGAAAACGCTGCTGCTGCGTCGAAGACCGCTGCTGCGACCAGTGAAACGAACGCTGCCAACAGTGCGACCGCTGCGACTGCCGGTGCAATGTTCGCCATGCCCCGCGAGTTCTCGCAGAAGGGTAAGTTCTTCACCCTGACCAACTCGGTGGGTCCGGGATCGACTGACATCCCGGATGCCAACTTCGTCGTTGAAGCGGGCTCTGGCACGGTCTTCAAGTCCACGGCAACCAGCCCGGTGTATCCGCGTCCGAAGGGCTACCTGCGCAATGCGTCCGGTCGCACCTATCGTGCAACTGCGGTCGCTCGATCCATTGCGGGCACTTCGACCCTGGGTCTGTCGATCCTGACCGTGAACGACGCTATGGCGACCTCCGTCATGGCCAACATCCCTGCGAACGCGAACCTCCCCAAGGACGGCGCGTGGCAGACGGTCTCGTTCCAGTTCACCAGCGGCAGCACGGCTCCCTATGCCACCTGTCAGGCCATTGCGACGGCTGGCACGGGCGCGACCATCGAGCTGCAGGCGCTCTACATCGAGGACATCACGGACAGCCAGGCTGCCTCTGACAGCGCAGCTGCTGCTGCCGACTCCCAGAGCAAGGCGAAGACCTCCGAGACCAACTCCAAGACCTCGGAAACGAACGCTGCTACGTCCGAAACCAATGCTGCTGCATCGAAGACGGCAGCTGCTGGATCGGCTACGGCTGCAGCCACCTCGGCTACGAACGCAAAGACCTCCGAGACCAACGCCAAAACGAGCGAGACCAACGCGAAGTCCTCGGAAACGAGCGCTGCCGCATCCTCGTCGGCTGCAGGCGGTGCGAAGACGGCTGCCGAGACCGCTCGCGACCTGGCTCAGCAGTGGGCTGACGCTCCCCGCAACACCGAAGTCCAGCCGGGCAAGTTCTCCGCTCGCCACTGGGCGGAAACGATGCAGGCTGCATCGACGGGCACCCTGGTCTACATGGGCTCGTGGGACGCTTCCAAGGGCACGCTGCCGGCCACCCCGAAGAAGGGTGACTTCTACATCATCAGCGTGGCGGGCACCGTCAGCTCGGTGAGCTACAAGATTGGCGACATGATCGTTGCCAATGACAAGAATGGCTGGGATCGCATCGACAACCAGCAGACGGTGACGAGCGTTGCCGGTCGCACTGGTGCGGTCACGCTGGGCATCGGTGACATCAGCAGCCTCCAGACGAACCTGGATACGCTGACCTACGCGGTCAAGTCGGCCTTGAACGCGGGTGAAGACCTGATCCCGAACCCGACGTTCGAAACCCGCTACGACCGCATGGGCTTCACGGTCGTCGCTTCGACCGATCCGGACGTCCCGGCTGGCTGCCCGCAGCCCTATGTGGCAAAGCTGGCTGTGCGCGACCACACGCCCAACTTCGATCCCATTCCGGTTCAGCCGGGCGATGTGATCGAGATGACGGCTGTCGTGGCATCGAGTGTCGGCACGCCTGGCACCAATGCCTTCAATCTCTACGTCCGCCAGTCGCAGTTCAGCCCGTGGGCTCCGGGTGGCGCAGGCACCTACACCTACACCAACGTCAAGAGCCAGCCCATCAGCGCAGGCTGGGTGAAGGTGGTGGGTCGCTATACCGTGCCCGCAAATGGCTCGGTTCGCTGGATCCTGCCGTTCCTCCAGATCAACCAGAACTCGCCGGACTACGGTTCGATCTGGTATGCGACGGATTGGCATGTCCGCAACCTGACCTCGGTTGCCGCCCTGGAGTCGTCCAAGCTCGACTCTGCTGCTTTCACCTGGGCGAACCTGGCGAACAAGCCGACCACGTTCACTCCGAGCGCGCATACGCACGCCATCAGTGAAGTGACGAACCTCCAGCGTTCGCTGGACCTGATCAACTTCACGGCTGGTCGCAACCTCGTTTCGGACGGCAACTTCGAAAAGAAGCTGTGGGATCTCACGCAGTCGGGCGCTCAGGGGCGTGTGACCTATGTGACGGACTCCCGCAGCGGCAGCACGGCCATTCAGATCGCACCTGGTAGCGGTGATGTCAGCTTTGGCATGCCGGTGCAGACGATCCCGGTTGTGCTGGGCCGCACCTACCGCATTTCGTGCTACTACAAGACCAGCGCCGACTACAACGGGGCATCCAACAACTCCAAGCTGCGCCTGGGTGACTCGGGCGGTGGTCTGCTGATCGCCCCGACGTTCTCCAGCAACAAGACGAGCTGGACTCAGGTCACTGGCGATTACACCGTGCAGCCGGGCGTGACCGGTCTCCAGCTGTCCGTGAATGCGAACCAGACGGTCGGCACGCTGACGGTTGATGACGTCTCGATCATCGACGTGACCGATGATCTGGGTCTGCTTCCGCTGCTCGCCACGAAGCTGGGCAAAACTGGCAACCAGACCTACGACGGCGTAACGAACACCGCCGCTGCCTGGGCTGCGCTCCCGATGGGCTACTCCAGCTATATGGGCAACAGCAGCACTATCGGCATTGCAGGTGGTGCGCCCAACGACAACTACGGCTACTTCCACAAGATCGCCAATCGCGACGTTTCGGGCGGCTGGGCGGGTCTGTGGATCCAGGCCGGCTCTTCTGACTCCTTCGTCGGCGGCACCTCGGATGGCTCGCAGTTCGCCACCTGGAACAAGCTGTGGACGAGTGCCAACTTCGATCCGACCACGAAGCTCGACAAGACCGCCACCGCTGCATCCGCAACCTCGATTGCTGTGGTGGACACCCGCGACGTGGTGGATGCTCCGGGCGACTTCGGGGCTAAGCAGGTATTCGCGAGCTTCAAGCGCATTGCGTCGGTCAATAACCCGCCCGTCAACAACGGCGGCACCTATGCGCACATTCTGACCATGATGGGTTGGGACATCGGCGGATCGGGCGGCTACGCATCGCAGCTCAGCTTTGGCGATGGCCTGGCAATCCGTAAGGGCACCAACGCAACGACTTGGGGTCCGTGGCGCAATGTGTGGCACGACGGCAACTTCAACCCGAATAGCAAGGCGAACCTTGTCGGGCCGACGTTCTCCGACATCGTGTACTTCAAGCCGGTGAACGGCACGACTGGCCTCTCTCGCTTCATGCCTTTCGGCACGGATGGCGTGTCCCTGGATGCCGTCAACTCGGATGCGTCGAAGTACGCGCCCATCGCAATCAACGGCACCGACATTTCGCTCCAGGCTCAGAACAAGATTACGGTCACGAAGTCCGTTGTCTCGACGCACGTCTGGAGTGGCCCTGGTCAGGGCGTCGGCGCTATGGCATACCAGGCTGGCGGCAGCTACGGCGGCGGCTATGCGATCTCTGATGGTGACAATGACATCGCCCTCTATTCGGTGGGCGGTGCGCTCAACATCAGCTTTGGGGCCAAGCGCGGTGCCCTGATCTCCAGGGTCACGGTCGCGCCTGACGGCACGACGACCGTTAATGGCACGGTGATCGCGAACAACGCTTCCCTCCGAGCTTCCGGCTGGAACGGCACTGCCACTGATGGCGTTGTCTACTTCGGAAACGCCAACTCGTACATCTTCAAGCAGGGCGGACAGTTCAGCTTCTATAACGAGCAGGCTGGGTTTACCGCCTCCCTCGCCGCAGGCGGCACCATCTGGACGTCTGCTCTTATCACCCCGCTAGACAAGAACGTCGGCGGCGTAATGATGAAGGAGATCACGTTTAACGGTAACGGTGGCGGCAACGGCATCTATCCGGGTAACGGTGACAACTGCTCTATCACTGCGAACAACCTTGCCATCAAGTCGTGGAACGGTATCGGCTTTGCCCCGACCATTTCCGGACAGGCTGTGCCTTTGGGCGAATACTCGCATTGGTTTGACGTTCGTAACGGCCACTTCAATATGCGCGGCGATCTCGTCGCACGCGGTTCTGCAACGATTTGGGGCGAAGCAAGCGGCAACACCCTGAAGGCGCGCAACGGCTACGTCAACTCCGACCAGGGCCACCTTGTTCTCGGCAATAACGGCACGGCGGGCACGATCTATATGCGACCCAACGGGCCATATAACGGTGCTGGCGAGTTCAAGGTTCAATCCAACGGTGACGCTTACTGTTCCGCCTGGGTGTATGCGCCGAACTTCAAGATCAACTCCGACGCGCGCTTGAAGCGCTTCGCGGAGAAGCTCAACCCCCGCCAGGAGCTTGAGAAGATCAAGAAGCTGATCCCGCGTTCCTACCTCAAGGACGGCCACTGGGAGTTCGGGTTCTTCGCTCAGGAGATGGAGGACCACTATCCGACGATGGTGACCTCCGGTGACGGCCCTGCTGGTCCCGACACGCTCACCCTGTCGGTGGCCGAGCTGCTGGCTCCCCTCGTCGCAGCGGTGCAGATGTTGGACAAGCGTCTGACGGACGGTGGCCTGTAA
- a CDS encoding DNA primase translates to MWEEAKELLDQIDMEWVLDREGVSHRDSYGRSGRQLNVRACPFCGSNDYRVYVNADSGVGNCFSGGCPQKTFSKWTFLKGLYSQAGNQLLLTLRKLAQEQGWRPKRTSVLTIADLNSLYLPESKPVAEMEEVPEYLARRGVDKALAEYFGLRWCEEGSFEVVSPDGRKMKQDYGKRVIIPVFDLEGELVTFQGRDGTGEHEKRYLFPPGFASTGSYLYNGWNVVPGVDHVVICEGAFDVIGAKIALDTDFSKRETTLAVGTFGMHLSEGNNEGNDQLGQFIKLRGKGVKRLTFLWDGEAKATFAAAKACLSLLKMGFECYVAMLPKDKDPGEAKPVEILSAIQNAKRIRTGVDIVLLKGEVAKRYPEKPLTISL, encoded by the coding sequence ATGTGGGAGGAGGCAAAAGAACTGCTCGACCAGATCGACATGGAGTGGGTGCTCGACCGTGAAGGCGTGTCCCACCGTGACAGTTACGGTCGTTCAGGTCGTCAGCTCAACGTCCGGGCATGCCCGTTCTGCGGGTCGAACGACTATCGTGTCTACGTCAACGCGGATTCTGGCGTCGGCAACTGCTTCTCTGGCGGTTGCCCCCAGAAGACCTTCTCCAAATGGACTTTCCTCAAGGGTCTGTACTCCCAAGCTGGCAACCAGCTGCTTCTGACGCTCAGGAAACTGGCTCAGGAGCAGGGCTGGAGGCCCAAGCGAACGTCAGTCCTGACCATCGCGGACCTCAATTCCCTCTATCTCCCCGAGAGCAAGCCTGTCGCGGAGATGGAGGAGGTTCCCGAATACCTGGCACGCCGAGGGGTGGATAAAGCCCTGGCTGAATACTTCGGGCTCCGCTGGTGTGAAGAGGGCTCCTTCGAAGTCGTCAGCCCTGACGGTCGCAAGATGAAGCAGGACTACGGCAAGCGCGTGATCATCCCGGTCTTCGACCTGGAGGGTGAGCTGGTCACGTTCCAGGGGCGAGACGGCACTGGGGAGCACGAGAAGCGCTACCTGTTCCCGCCTGGCTTCGCGTCTACCGGCTCCTACCTCTACAACGGGTGGAACGTCGTGCCTGGGGTAGACCATGTGGTCATCTGCGAGGGTGCGTTTGACGTCATCGGGGCAAAGATCGCCCTGGACACGGACTTCTCCAAGCGTGAGACCACCCTGGCCGTGGGCACCTTCGGCATGCACCTGTCCGAGGGCAACAACGAAGGGAATGACCAGCTGGGCCAGTTCATCAAGCTCAGGGGTAAGGGCGTCAAGCGCCTGACCTTCCTCTGGGATGGGGAGGCGAAAGCGACCTTCGCAGCTGCCAAGGCGTGTCTGAGCCTCCTGAAGATGGGGTTTGAGTGCTACGTGGCGATGCTCCCGAAGGACAAAGACCCAGGCGAAGCGAAGCCGGTGGAGATCCTGTCCGCGATCCAGAACGCTAAGCGGATCAGGACGGGCGTGGACATCGTGCTGCTGAAGGGGGAGGTGGCCAAGCGCTACCCAGAGAAGCCCCTAACGATTTCGCTGTAA
- a CDS encoding lysozyme — translation MNFRPLTEECRKFLAVCEGAPGTDGKPVLKAYKDSKGVWTIGIGHTGPEVRSGLVITEAEAWRIFDQDLHEAIDVVCSKVLVDLNDHQYGALVSFAFNVGWDQFASSTLLRKLNQGDYKAVPIELAKWVKITKTEKLADGKVRTWKEDLPGLVNRRNLEIRLWSLPVEDIAPIGKISVPAPQMTLPGIEVPKAAPVIQEAIRIDTANEVPTAPVQKVTEVPGGKASITTIVTGIAGAITAGYSQIAPTVAAIKQIASDTAGMTQWTRVIALTLVAVSIGTSIYVVWQKRKELKEAA, via the coding sequence GTGAACTTCCGTCCACTGACTGAAGAGTGCCGCAAGTTCCTCGCTGTGTGCGAGGGCGCTCCTGGCACTGACGGTAAACCCGTCCTCAAGGCTTACAAGGACAGCAAGGGCGTCTGGACTATCGGTATCGGCCACACCGGTCCCGAGGTTCGCTCTGGCCTGGTCATCACCGAAGCCGAAGCCTGGCGCATCTTCGACCAGGATCTCCACGAAGCAATCGACGTAGTGTGCAGCAAGGTGCTGGTTGATCTGAACGATCATCAGTACGGCGCACTGGTGTCCTTCGCCTTCAACGTGGGCTGGGATCAGTTCGCGTCCAGCACGCTGCTGCGCAAGCTCAACCAGGGCGACTACAAGGCTGTCCCGATTGAGCTGGCCAAGTGGGTCAAGATCACCAAGACCGAGAAGCTTGCTGACGGCAAGGTTCGGACCTGGAAGGAAGATCTGCCGGGCCTGGTGAACCGTCGCAACCTGGAAATCCGACTGTGGAGCCTCCCGGTCGAGGACATCGCTCCCATCGGGAAGATCTCCGTGCCGGCTCCGCAGATGACTCTGCCCGGTATCGAAGTGCCGAAGGCAGCTCCTGTCATCCAGGAAGCCATCCGTATCGACACCGCCAACGAAGTGCCCACGGCACCCGTCCAGAAGGTGACTGAAGTGCCGGGTGGCAAGGCATCCATCACGACCATCGTGACGGGTATCGCAGGCGCGATCACCGCTGGTTACAGCCAGATCGCTCCCACGGTGGCAGCCATCAAACAGATCGCCTCGGACACTGCCGGCATGACGCAGTGGACCCGAGTGATCGCTCTGACCTTGGTGGCCGTCAGCATCGGCACCTCGATCTACGTGGTTTGGCAGAAACGCAAGGAACTCAAGGAAGCAGCATGA
- a CDS encoding RNA chaperone Hfq: MKDHNFPRRKTLHLNGKARRPEVTPPTKIVLPPQPKPWSHDQWLQEMRESETELEFVLGADVVLNGYVLEVDRYTILISTNNGAVKRLLFKHALEEITVAEVA, translated from the coding sequence ATGAAGGATCACAACTTTCCCCGTCGCAAGACCCTCCACCTGAACGGCAAGGCCCGCCGTCCCGAAGTAACCCCGCCGACCAAGATCGTCCTCCCGCCCCAGCCGAAGCCCTGGAGCCATGACCAGTGGCTGCAGGAGATGCGCGAGTCCGAGACCGAGCTGGAATTCGTGCTGGGCGCTGATGTCGTCCTGAACGGCTACGTCCTGGAGGTTGATCGCTACACCATCCTGATCTCCACCAACAACGGTGCCGTCAAGCGCCTGCTGTTCAAGCACGCCCTCGAAGAGATCACCGTTGCCGAGGTGGCTTAA
- a CDS encoding DnaB-like helicase C-terminal domain-containing protein, with amino-acid sequence MSAVEEEVVATEEGVTYEFDENFQEQIAAWVLRDTDFNQRTEGLVQPRYMTSESLGQIVSLALDYFNKYKMIPSKTAFVMLFTDAVKNKTIRGDLVEDMKQALRQLYAVELDDKDFTIDRVAEFARHSAMTEAILKSAELVDKRDFPAIEKAIKQALMVGENQDNSKIDFFETIEGRAEYRKELLAGRITYDGITTGFKELDRVLYNKGWGRKELSVIMGAAKAGKSMSLIAFAVNACLAGYNVLYVSLEVAARIIADRMDANIAKTAMKDLQIALGAVRDKVKAASAKAGKFSLFDFPTGSFSPGDLRRLLHREAAKGNHYDMVVVDYADLMRPDQMSSEMRENSRMIYIDLRAISYEFNCALLSATQTNREGFKSTVSKMEHVAEDINKVRTVDLLISINSSDEDKANNEAKLYFAASRNQKGNFIVRVKTNLEQARMIESIIEIEA; translated from the coding sequence ATGTCGGCGGTCGAAGAAGAGGTGGTAGCGACCGAAGAGGGCGTTACCTATGAGTTCGACGAGAACTTCCAGGAACAGATCGCTGCCTGGGTGCTTCGCGACACGGACTTCAACCAGCGCACCGAAGGGCTCGTCCAGCCGCGCTACATGACCAGCGAAAGCCTCGGTCAGATCGTGAGCCTGGCTCTCGACTACTTCAACAAGTACAAGATGATCCCGTCCAAGACGGCGTTCGTGATGCTCTTCACGGATGCGGTCAAGAACAAGACCATCCGTGGCGACCTCGTTGAGGACATGAAGCAGGCGCTGCGTCAGCTGTACGCAGTCGAGCTGGACGACAAGGACTTCACCATCGACCGCGTGGCCGAGTTCGCTCGTCACTCTGCGATGACCGAGGCCATCCTGAAGTCTGCAGAGCTGGTCGATAAGCGGGACTTCCCGGCCATCGAAAAGGCCATCAAGCAAGCCTTGATGGTGGGCGAGAACCAGGACAACTCCAAGATCGACTTCTTCGAAACGATCGAGGGGCGTGCGGAATACCGCAAGGAGCTTCTGGCGGGTCGCATCACCTATGACGGGATCACCACCGGCTTCAAGGAGCTGGACCGTGTTCTCTACAACAAGGGATGGGGTCGCAAGGAGCTGAGCGTGATCATGGGCGCTGCGAAAGCGGGCAAGTCCATGTCGCTGATCGCGTTCGCGGTCAATGCCTGTCTCGCCGGCTACAACGTCTTGTACGTCTCGCTGGAAGTGGCCGCTCGCATCATCGCGGATCGTATGGACGCGAACATCGCCAAGACCGCGATGAAGGATCTCCAGATCGCTCTGGGTGCCGTTCGCGACAAGGTAAAGGCAGCGTCTGCTAAGGCCGGCAAGTTCTCCTTGTTCGACTTCCCCACGGGCAGCTTCAGCCCTGGCGACCTCCGTCGTCTGCTTCACCGGGAAGCCGCAAAGGGCAATCACTACGACATGGTGGTGGTGGACTACGCCGACCTGATGCGTCCGGATCAGATGTCGTCGGAGATGCGCGAGAACAGCCGCATGATCTACATCGACCTGCGTGCCATCTCCTACGAGTTCAACTGCGCGCTTCTGTCTGCGACCCAGACCAACCGTGAGGGCTTCAAGTCCACGGTCAGCAAGATGGAGCACGTCGCTGAAGACATCAACAAGGTCCGAACTGTGGACTTGCTGATCTCCATCAACAGTAGCGACGAGGACAAGGCAAACAACGAGGCAAAGCTCTACTTCGCCGCGTCCCGTAACCAGAAGGGCAACTTCATCGTCCGGGTCAAGACGAACCTTGAACAGGCACGAATGATCGAGTCCATCATCGAAATCGAGGCATAG